The proteins below come from a single Methylobacterium sp. SyP6R genomic window:
- a CDS encoding ABC transporter ATP-binding protein, with protein sequence MTPLLELDAVSKHYPVHRGLILRRQVGTVGAVDGVSLRIAAGETLAVVGESGCGKSTLARLALRLIEPSGGAIRVEGRDVTRDGRAALRPLRRQMQVIFQDPFASLNPRMSVEEILAEPMLVHGIGDAASRAARVRELLGLVGLASYHADRFPHEFSGGQRQRIGIARALALKPRLIVCDEPVSALDVSIQAQVVNLLKDLQAEFGLAYLFISHGLAVVKHMADRVAVMYLGQVVETAPAKALYAAPRHPYTQALLAAAPVPDPAHRHQRPTLGGDVPSPMNPPAGCRFHTRCTFAQARCREEAPALRPIGPAHEAACHFAETIPAFTRFGAGERHPRLQARLALYERKRAAMIAAETNAA encoded by the coding sequence ATGACGCCGCTCCTCGAACTCGACGCCGTATCGAAGCACTACCCGGTGCATCGGGGACTGATCCTGCGCCGGCAGGTCGGCACTGTCGGGGCGGTCGACGGCGTGTCGCTGCGCATCGCCGCCGGCGAGACGCTGGCGGTGGTGGGCGAGAGCGGCTGCGGCAAGTCCACCCTGGCGCGGCTCGCGTTGCGGCTGATCGAGCCGAGCGGCGGCGCGATCCGCGTCGAGGGCCGCGACGTCACCCGCGACGGACGGGCGGCGTTGCGGCCCCTGCGCCGGCAGATGCAGGTGATCTTCCAAGACCCGTTCGCGAGCCTCAACCCGCGCATGTCGGTCGAGGAGATCCTGGCCGAGCCGATGCTGGTCCACGGCATCGGCGACGCCGCCTCCCGGGCGGCCCGGGTGCGCGAGTTGCTCGGCCTCGTCGGCCTCGCGAGCTACCACGCCGACCGCTTCCCCCACGAATTCTCCGGCGGCCAGCGCCAGCGCATCGGCATCGCCCGGGCGCTGGCGCTCAAGCCCCGGCTGATCGTCTGCGACGAGCCGGTCTCGGCCCTCGACGTCTCGATCCAGGCGCAGGTGGTGAACCTGCTCAAGGACCTGCAGGCGGAGTTCGGCCTCGCCTACCTGTTCATCTCGCACGGGCTGGCGGTGGTGAAGCACATGGCCGACCGGGTGGCGGTGATGTATCTCGGCCAGGTCGTCGAGACCGCCCCGGCAAAGGCGCTCTACGCCGCGCCGCGCCACCCCTACACGCAGGCGCTGCTCGCCGCCGCTCCGGTGCCGGATCCCGCCCACCGTCACCAGCGCCCGACGCTCGGCGGCGACGTGCCGAGCCCGATGAACCCGCCCGCCGGGTGCCGCTTCCACACCCGCTGCACGTTCGCGCAGGCCCGCTGCCGCGAGGAGGCGCCGGCGTTGCGGCCGATCGGACCGGCGCACGAGGCGGCCTGCCACTTCGCCGAGACGATCCCGGCCTTCACCCGCTTCGGTGCCGGCGAGCGCCATCCGCGGCTCCAGGCCCGGCTGGCGCTCTACGAGCGGAAGCGCGCCGCGATGATCGCGGCCGAGACGAATGCGGCGTGA
- a CDS encoding ABC transporter ATP-binding protein — MTPRGTPAPAPILDIRDLVTTFATPRGAIRPVDGVSLSVPAGRTLGIVGESGCGKSMLSLSLMGLVPAPGRVTGGSIRLEGRELVGMAPGEFRRLRGSRIAMIFQEPMTSLNPVHTIGYQIVEALAGHEKLPARALKEAAIAALRQVRIPAPERRFDEYPHQLSGGMRQRVMLAMALACRPALLIADEPTTALDVTIQAQILDLLRELQAETGMSIILITHDLGVVAEVADEVAVMYAGRIVERAPVAAIFDDPQHPYTIGLMGSMPRMEDERDRLVVIGGTVPPPFALPAGCRFNPRCPFAEEACRSGYPPLADLAPGHTVACWKAPVEANG; from the coding sequence ATCACCCCGCGCGGCACCCCCGCACCGGCGCCGATCCTCGACATCCGCGACCTCGTCACGACCTTCGCGACGCCGCGGGGCGCGATCCGTCCCGTGGACGGCGTCTCGCTCTCGGTGCCCGCCGGGCGCACGCTCGGCATCGTCGGCGAGAGCGGCTGCGGCAAGAGCATGCTGTCGCTCTCGCTGATGGGGCTCGTGCCGGCGCCCGGGCGGGTGACCGGGGGCTCGATCCGGCTCGAGGGGCGCGAGCTCGTCGGGATGGCACCAGGCGAGTTCCGGCGCTTGCGGGGCAGCCGCATCGCGATGATCTTCCAGGAGCCGATGACGAGCCTGAACCCGGTCCACACGATCGGCTATCAGATCGTCGAGGCCCTGGCGGGCCACGAGAAACTGCCCGCCCGGGCGCTCAAGGAGGCGGCGATCGCGGCTTTGCGCCAGGTGCGCATCCCGGCGCCCGAGCGGCGCTTCGACGAGTATCCCCACCAGCTCTCCGGCGGCATGCGCCAGCGGGTGATGCTCGCCATGGCGCTCGCCTGCCGCCCGGCGCTCCTCATCGCCGACGAGCCGACGACGGCTTTGGACGTGACGATCCAGGCGCAGATCCTCGACCTCCTGCGCGAGCTGCAGGCCGAGACCGGCATGTCGATCATCCTGATCACGCACGATCTCGGCGTGGTCGCAGAGGTCGCCGACGAGGTGGCGGTGATGTATGCCGGCCGCATCGTCGAGCGCGCGCCGGTCGCGGCGATCTTCGACGATCCCCAGCACCCCTACACGATCGGCCTCATGGGCTCGATGCCGCGGATGGAGGACGAGCGCGACCGGCTCGTGGTGATCGGCGGCACCGTGCCGCCGCCCTTCGCGCTACCGGCGGGATGCCGGTTCAACCCGCGCTGCCCCTTCGCCGAGGAGGCATGCCGCTCCGGCTACCCGCCGCTCGCCGATCTCGCGCCGGGACACACCGTCGCCTGCTGGAAGGCCCCCGTGGAGGCGAACGGATGA
- a CDS encoding ABC transporter substrate-binding protein: MTMFARTALAAGLSLLGLVPALAQTKAPLTILRVIDADRYDPVRSTATAASEILFMLADTLVSLDFDMKTVKPFLAKSWTRSEDGRTYTFDLRQDVKFCDGRAMTAEDVVYSLKRWIDPATRSPVANRAGKVKDIRATDDHTVVYELQEPFSDLLYQLTQSFGSIVDKNTVEKLEQNFGVQGFNATGPYCWVSWTPRQDLVMKKNPYYIWGPPIYKNPKPEIDQIVWKVVPEANTLMAAMQARQADITYYPPLFSIDTMQRVPGLKVQQQKDYIYDVFFAFRVNKPVSSDPAIRRAANMAVNKDAIAKAVYFGHGTPLHSLLSPTVLDYDAKAATLMPKFDPAGAAKVLDEAGWTPGPDGIRVKDGQKASFLVYGIRDDQNPRISEAMQADLRKVGIDMRIQLWDATVAWGKLATQEFDAFMLSYPYGTATEALSLYFKSTQAPTPNRMNWKDEKTDGLIDAAATATDPAKRREANAETQRLLTAANVWIPLVTRQLWVVSGDRVEGVRPHGLYGAGLYKGLDLSLKR, encoded by the coding sequence ATGACGATGTTCGCGCGGACCGCCCTGGCGGCCGGCCTCTCGCTGCTCGGCCTCGTCCCGGCTCTCGCCCAGACGAAGGCGCCGCTCACCATCCTGCGGGTCATCGACGCCGACCGCTACGATCCCGTGCGCTCGACCGCGACCGCGGCCTCCGAGATCCTGTTCATGCTGGCCGACACGCTGGTCAGCCTCGACTTCGATATGAAGACGGTGAAGCCATTCCTGGCCAAATCCTGGACCCGGTCCGAGGACGGCCGGACCTACACCTTCGACCTGCGCCAGGACGTGAAGTTCTGCGACGGCCGGGCGATGACCGCCGAGGACGTGGTCTACTCGCTCAAGCGCTGGATCGATCCGGCCACCCGCTCGCCGGTCGCCAACCGCGCCGGCAAGGTGAAGGACATCCGCGCCACCGACGACCACACGGTGGTCTACGAGCTGCAGGAGCCGTTCAGCGACCTCCTGTACCAGCTCACGCAATCCTTCGGCTCGATCGTCGACAAGAACACGGTCGAGAAGCTGGAGCAGAATTTCGGCGTCCAGGGCTTCAATGCCACCGGGCCGTATTGCTGGGTCAGCTGGACGCCGCGCCAGGACCTCGTGATGAAGAAGAACCCCTATTACATCTGGGGGCCGCCGATCTACAAGAACCCGAAGCCCGAGATCGACCAGATCGTCTGGAAGGTGGTGCCCGAGGCCAACACCCTGATGGCCGCCATGCAGGCGCGCCAGGCCGACATCACCTACTACCCGCCGCTGTTCTCGATCGACACGATGCAGCGCGTCCCGGGCCTGAAGGTGCAGCAGCAGAAGGACTACATCTACGACGTCTTCTTCGCCTTCCGGGTGAACAAGCCGGTCTCGAGCGATCCGGCGATCCGCCGCGCCGCCAACATGGCGGTCAACAAGGACGCGATCGCCAAGGCGGTCTATTTCGGCCACGGCACGCCGCTGCACTCGCTCTTGAGCCCGACCGTGCTCGACTACGACGCCAAGGCGGCGACGCTGATGCCGAAATTCGATCCTGCCGGCGCCGCCAAGGTCCTCGACGAGGCCGGCTGGACGCCCGGGCCGGACGGCATCCGGGTGAAGGACGGCCAGAAGGCGAGCTTCCTAGTCTACGGCATCCGCGACGACCAGAACCCGCGCATCTCCGAGGCGATGCAGGCCGACCTGCGCAAGGTCGGCATCGACATGCGGATTCAGCTCTGGGACGCGACCGTCGCCTGGGGCAAGCTCGCGACGCAGGAATTCGACGCCTTCATGCTGTCCTATCCCTACGGGACCGCGACCGAGGCCCTGAGCCTCTACTTCAAGAGCACGCAGGCGCCGACGCCGAACCGCATGAACTGGAAGGACGAGAAGACCGACGGGCTCATCGACGCCGCCGCGACCGCGACCGACCCCGCCAAGCGCCGGGAGGCGAATGCCGAGACGCAACGCCTGCTCACCGCCGCCAATGTCTGGATCCCCCTCGTCACGCGCCAGCTCTGGGTCGTGTCGGGCGACCGCGTCGAGGGCGTGCGGCCGCACGGGCTCTACGGCGCCGGGCTCTACAAGGGCCTCGACCTGAGCCTGAAGCGGTAG